From a region of the Paenibacillus segetis genome:
- a CDS encoding MBOAT family O-acyltransferase — protein MVFSSLIFLFLFLPAVLALYYGSPWRMKNLILFAASLVFYAWGEPVYIVIMLLSTITDYSFGLLLERPKLSDNKRKGIVVVSVIVNLSLLSYFKYADFLIGNINALFDTHIPLTELPLPIGISFYTFQSMSYIIDVYRRTAKAQRNWIDFGTFVALFPQLVAGPIVQYSTIAEQLRHRTVSREMFAEGVRRFTIGLAKKVLLANNIGLLWNTITNSSPDTLTVLTAWLGIIAFAFQIYFDFSGYSDMAIGLGLMFGFRFNENFNKPYMAQSITDFWRRWHISLSTWFRDYVYIPLGGNRHGFGKQLRNILIVWMLTGIWHGASWNFLFWGLYFGIILIFEKWVGLKFLQRMPRWIRHSYAILLILIGWVLFAFDELPAMLSYFTAMLGLNGQPLWDAETGYLWYTNLILLVVLVIASCSNRIGSRMETRPYLQLVWHAVLFVLSIAYLVDATFNPFLYFRF, from the coding sequence ATGGTCTTCAGTAGCCTAATATTCTTATTCTTGTTCTTGCCTGCCGTATTGGCATTATATTATGGCTCACCGTGGCGAATGAAGAATTTGATCTTATTCGCTGCCAGCCTCGTATTTTACGCTTGGGGAGAACCTGTATATATCGTCATCATGTTGCTCTCCACCATCACTGATTACAGCTTTGGTCTGCTTCTAGAGAGACCAAAGCTCAGTGATAACAAGCGAAAAGGGATTGTTGTTGTATCCGTCATCGTTAATTTGAGCTTGCTGTCCTATTTCAAATATGCAGACTTTCTTATCGGAAATATCAACGCACTCTTCGATACACACATTCCGTTAACTGAGTTACCTTTGCCGATCGGGATATCTTTTTATACGTTTCAATCTATGTCCTATATCATCGATGTGTATAGAAGAACCGCTAAAGCCCAGCGGAACTGGATCGATTTCGGTACCTTTGTAGCCCTTTTCCCACAATTAGTAGCTGGCCCTATCGTGCAATATTCCACAATTGCTGAGCAATTACGCCATCGAACGGTAAGCAGGGAGATGTTTGCAGAAGGAGTACGGCGTTTTACGATTGGATTAGCGAAGAAGGTATTGCTAGCGAACAATATTGGATTGCTATGGAATACGATCACTAACTCAAGCCCAGATACACTAACTGTTCTCACTGCATGGCTCGGTATTATCGCCTTTGCATTCCAAATTTATTTTGATTTCAGTGGTTATTCAGACATGGCTATAGGTCTTGGGTTAATGTTTGGATTTCGGTTTAATGAGAACTTTAATAAGCCCTATATGGCACAGAGCATCACTGATTTTTGGCGGCGTTGGCATATTTCATTAAGCACCTGGTTCCGCGACTATGTCTATATACCGTTAGGTGGTAATCGTCATGGATTTGGCAAACAGCTGCGAAATATTCTGATCGTATGGATGCTGACGGGGATTTGGCATGGAGCAAGTTGGAACTTCCTCTTTTGGGGGTTGTACTTTGGCATTATTCTAATATTTGAAAAGTGGGTAGGACTGAAGTTTCTTCAACGTATGCCACGGTGGATCAGACATAGTTATGCAATACTTCTTATCTTGATCGGCTGGGTACTCTTCGCATTTGATGAGCTTCCCGCCATGTTGAGTTATTTTACCGCCATGTTAGGGCTAAATGGACAACCTTTATGGGATGCAGAGACAGGTTATCTTTGGTACACGAACTTAATATTGCTCGTTGTACTGGTCATTGCTTCTTGTTCTAACCGGATAGGATCACGTATGGAGACTAGGCCTTATCTTCAGCTTGTTTGGCATGCCGTGTTATTCGTACTGTCAATCGCTTACTTGGTTGATGCAACCTTTAATCCTTTCCTATACTTCCGATTTTAA
- a CDS encoding DUF4358 domain-containing protein, with amino-acid sequence MSKKNLLMIMVVVLGIMLTACGSTSNKEEAVEPTQTTKEMTDTVLSKVEQPSLMELSPDMVSDLYHLDPALLEEYTIMMPMMNVKTNEIALLKVKDVKDTPAVETAVKQRATDIQKQFETYLPDQYENAKNYKLVTKGKYVIFVISEEADKIMQEFETFFVKK; translated from the coding sequence ATGAGCAAAAAGAATCTTTTAATGATAATGGTCGTTGTACTTGGAATCATGCTAACCGCATGCGGTAGTACAAGCAACAAAGAAGAGGCTGTCGAACCAACCCAAACAACAAAGGAAATGACCGACACTGTACTTTCAAAAGTTGAGCAACCTTCCTTAATGGAATTATCACCGGATATGGTCAGTGACCTCTACCACTTGGATCCTGCTTTACTTGAGGAATATACCATTATGATGCCGATGATGAATGTGAAAACAAATGAAATTGCTCTTCTCAAGGTCAAAGATGTCAAAGACACCCCGGCCGTAGAAACTGCTGTCAAACAACGGGCAACTGATATTCAGAAGCAATTCGAAACTTATCTACCTGACCAATACGAAAATGCCAAGAACTATAAACTAGTAACAAAAGGGAAATACGTTATCTTCGTTATCTCCGAAGAAGCCGATAAAATCATGCAAGAATTCGAAACTTTCTTCGTTAAGAAATAA